One Chitinophaga sp. H8 DNA window includes the following coding sequences:
- a CDS encoding ABC transporter permease, which translates to MNRNTRLMRLSLFIARRIAFNKASTFSRFIINIAIAATAISIAVMILATALVNGFQEVIQDKIFTFWGHVHVNRYQPNAGPLTEEAPFKSDSLLVKQLKALPEVVSLNNYATKSAIIKADKDIDGVIFKGIDKDYHWQQLQPFIRQGGPIHYTDSSYAPEIMISEHTASALQLKLHDKLIVYFIQGGGLPPRARKLTVTGIYKTGIEEYDKTYVIGDLELIRKLNNWAPGEVGGYELFLKDYQQMNAFNEYIDQNKLPAELFSRTIRDIYPNIFDWLQLQNKNEVIIVFIMTIVAIVNMITAILILILERTNMVGILKALGMIDWDIQKVFVYQAGYIVLTGMLLGNMLGLGLAFLQKATGFFKLPEESYYMSVAAISLHWWEIALINVATFGICICVLVIPSMIIQKITPVKAIQFK; encoded by the coding sequence TTGAACCGGAATACACGACTCATGCGGTTATCACTCTTTATTGCCAGGCGGATTGCCTTTAACAAAGCATCCACCTTTTCAAGGTTCATCATTAACATTGCCATAGCGGCTACTGCTATCAGCATCGCAGTAATGATACTGGCTACCGCGTTAGTAAATGGCTTCCAGGAAGTAATACAAGACAAGATCTTTACTTTCTGGGGGCATGTGCATGTAAACCGCTATCAGCCCAATGCCGGCCCGCTCACTGAAGAAGCCCCTTTCAAGAGTGATTCCCTCCTTGTAAAACAGCTAAAAGCATTACCGGAAGTAGTGTCCCTGAATAATTATGCTACCAAGTCGGCTATTATCAAGGCGGATAAGGATATAGACGGGGTCATTTTCAAAGGAATAGACAAAGACTATCACTGGCAACAATTACAACCATTTATACGCCAGGGTGGCCCTATCCATTATACAGATAGCAGCTACGCACCGGAGATCATGATTTCCGAACATACTGCCAGTGCATTACAGCTAAAACTACATGATAAGCTGATTGTCTATTTTATCCAGGGTGGCGGGTTACCTCCCCGTGCACGGAAGCTAACGGTAACGGGCATATATAAAACCGGTATTGAAGAATACGATAAAACCTATGTGATCGGCGATCTGGAACTGATCCGCAAACTAAATAACTGGGCGCCCGGAGAAGTAGGCGGATATGAACTTTTCCTGAAAGACTACCAGCAGATGAATGCCTTTAACGAGTATATTGATCAGAATAAACTCCCGGCAGAATTATTCAGCCGCACCATCCGGGATATCTATCCCAACATATTTGACTGGCTTCAGCTGCAAAATAAAAATGAAGTGATCATCGTCTTCATTATGACCATCGTAGCAATTGTGAATATGATTACCGCCATCCTGATTCTCATACTGGAACGCACCAATATGGTGGGAATCTTAAAGGCGCTGGGTATGATAGACTGGGATATTCAGAAAGTATTTGTTTACCAGGCTGGCTACATCGTGCTTACAGGAATGCTGCTGGGTAATATGCTCGGACTGGGACTCGCCTTTCTTCAAAAAGCTACCGGCTTTTTCAAACTGCCGGAAGAATCCTATTATATGTCTGTAGCAGCGATCTCCCTGCACTGGTGGGAAATTGCCCTGATCAATGTTGCCACCTTCGGAATTTGCATATGCGTGCTGGTCATTCCTTCCATGATCATTCAAAAAATAACACCGGTAAAAGCGATACAGTTTAAGTAG
- a CDS encoding shikimate dehydrogenase family protein, producing MKVYGLIGYPLSHSFSKGFFAEKFQREGIQQCVYENFPIPTIADFPGLLQAQPQLSGLNVTIPYKEAILPFLDELSPAAAKIKAVNCIRFHDGRKTGYNTDVIGFKKSLLPFLQPHHTRALVLGTGGAAKAVMYVLEELGIAYTLVSRTAADGVVTYASLDAAMMAAHTLIVNTSPLGMYPDVDKAPPLPYECLSSQHLLYDLIYNPEKTLFLQKGAARGAAVKNGHEMLILQAEASWDIWNDQ from the coding sequence ATGAAAGTATACGGGCTGATCGGTTATCCCCTGAGCCATTCTTTTTCCAAAGGTTTTTTTGCGGAAAAGTTTCAACGGGAAGGTATACAGCAATGTGTATACGAAAATTTCCCTATTCCCACTATTGCAGACTTTCCCGGTTTACTACAGGCACAGCCCCAGCTGAGCGGTCTAAATGTAACCATCCCTTATAAAGAAGCCATTTTACCTTTTCTGGATGAATTAAGCCCCGCAGCGGCTAAGATTAAAGCGGTGAATTGTATCCGGTTTCATGATGGCAGGAAAACAGGCTATAATACGGACGTGATCGGGTTTAAAAAGTCCCTGTTGCCTTTCCTGCAGCCACATCATACCCGGGCACTGGTATTAGGTACCGGCGGTGCTGCAAAAGCAGTGATGTATGTACTGGAGGAACTGGGTATAGCTTATACACTGGTAAGCCGTACTGCTGCGGATGGTGTGGTAACCTATGCCTCACTTGATGCTGCAATGATGGCGGCTCATACACTTATTGTAAATACTTCTCCGCTGGGGATGTATCCGGATGTAGACAAAGCTCCTCCGCTACCTTACGAATGTTTGTCTTCTCAGCATCTGCTGTACGATTTAATCTATAACCCGGAGAAAACATTGTTCCTGCAAAAAGGAGCTGCACGTGGGGCGGCTGTTAAAAACGGCCATGAAATGCTGATACTCCAGGCGGAAGCTTCCTGGGACATATGGAATGATCAATAA
- a CDS encoding BamA/TamA family outer membrane protein: protein MQPPHSSPSILNYFVITVILLTLGACSNTRYLQKNQALYVSSNVDVKGELLVADKQDLRSSLSSKSLMQQQANKKLLATRIKVWLYNQKYNEKKSNWFWNIVLAKRNLEEPVVYDSTKTIESVRRMTSYLNNQGFFYATVAYDEKIKNQKAAVTYKVNTGKNFVIDKISYDVPDSALMAIVKSSQDLSLIKKGMAYKQEELGRERERLTRLMKDAGYYKFNRDAIEFEVDTLNKALFRNSLNPFEGFVNIFNERKGLEKPTMDVTVKIKNPEDSSFSAYEQYRINKIYVYPDYSLNSSPTDSTLHEDIRKYITIRFHQDILKPGVLSRSILLREGELYSQNQYNNAITKLYDLGVWQFVTLQYKENNEKPNTLDAYVFLTPKRRQVLGANFEVSNSSDYFVGTGVSLNYRHLNLNRAANQLGVSLNTGLELIRNQGRFELQSKEFGGEVNLALPRFITPFRIRGTNRSNVKTRLTAGINYLSRIEKFDISNINASFGYEWNETVYKRWIVRPFSLNYVGVNLNDVFRDTVVNKNPYLKRSFEPAFIGGEQVSFIFSNNDIFHRRHHSYLRLSIEESGLWLNGVNSIMNGISGKHTNLETLTGLTISNFVKLEADYRHTWQLGLHSAVATRAYAGIGIPYAQSSVLPYIRQFTAGGPNSIRGWRLRTLGPGSYRDTSSTAQIFPDQTGDMKLEGNVEYRFDLIRMFSGTVNLKGATFLDFGNIWMVKKDTLRAGSEFQLKNLYKDLAIGTGLGLRLDFAFFLIRLDWGIPLKVPYDIGNRNGWYMGKWDLKDPQWRRDNIIWNVAIGYPF, encoded by the coding sequence ATGCAGCCGCCACATAGTTCCCCTTCCATACTGAACTATTTTGTTATTACCGTTATACTGCTGACGCTGGGAGCTTGTTCCAATACCAGGTACCTGCAAAAAAATCAGGCATTATATGTAAGCAGCAACGTAGACGTTAAAGGAGAGCTCCTGGTAGCTGACAAACAGGATCTGCGCAGCTCACTTTCCTCCAAATCGCTGATGCAGCAACAGGCAAATAAAAAATTGCTGGCTACACGTATCAAAGTGTGGTTGTATAATCAGAAATACAACGAAAAAAAATCAAACTGGTTCTGGAACATTGTACTAGCCAAAAGAAACCTGGAAGAACCTGTAGTTTACGATTCTACCAAAACCATAGAGTCTGTAAGACGCATGACCAGCTACCTGAACAACCAGGGCTTTTTCTATGCTACTGTGGCTTATGACGAGAAAATAAAAAATCAGAAAGCCGCCGTTACCTACAAGGTAAATACCGGCAAAAACTTTGTGATCGATAAAATCTCCTATGATGTACCCGACTCTGCCCTGATGGCTATTGTTAAAAGCTCCCAGGATTTGTCCCTCATCAAAAAAGGAATGGCTTATAAACAGGAAGAACTGGGTCGGGAAAGAGAGCGGCTTACCCGCCTCATGAAAGATGCAGGCTACTATAAATTTAATCGTGATGCCATTGAATTTGAAGTAGACACACTCAATAAAGCATTGTTCCGGAACTCCCTCAACCCTTTTGAAGGCTTTGTAAATATCTTCAATGAACGCAAAGGCCTGGAAAAACCAACCATGGATGTGACGGTGAAGATAAAAAACCCGGAAGATTCCTCCTTCTCTGCGTATGAGCAGTATCGTATCAATAAAATATATGTTTACCCCGACTATTCCTTAAATAGCAGCCCTACTGACAGTACCCTGCATGAAGATATCAGAAAGTATATCACCATCCGTTTTCACCAGGATATCCTGAAGCCAGGGGTATTATCAAGATCAATTTTACTGCGGGAAGGTGAACTTTATTCTCAGAATCAGTACAACAATGCCATTACCAAACTATATGACCTGGGTGTCTGGCAATTTGTAACACTGCAATACAAAGAAAACAATGAAAAGCCCAATACACTGGATGCCTATGTTTTCCTGACGCCCAAACGCCGGCAGGTACTGGGTGCCAACTTTGAAGTAAGTAACAGCTCCGACTACTTTGTGGGTACAGGCGTAAGCCTGAATTACCGCCACCTGAACCTGAACAGGGCTGCCAACCAGTTGGGGGTAAGCCTGAACACCGGCCTGGAGCTGATCAGGAACCAGGGAAGATTCGAATTGCAATCCAAAGAGTTTGGTGGAGAAGTTAACCTGGCCCTGCCCCGCTTTATTACGCCTTTCCGTATCAGAGGTACTAACCGGTCTAATGTAAAAACACGGCTGACTGCGGGTATTAACTACTTATCCCGCATTGAAAAATTTGACATCTCCAATATCAACGCCTCTTTTGGCTATGAATGGAATGAAACTGTTTATAAACGCTGGATAGTACGTCCCTTTTCGCTAAACTATGTAGGGGTTAACCTGAATGATGTATTTCGCGACACTGTGGTAAATAAAAACCCCTACCTCAAACGTAGCTTTGAACCGGCTTTTATCGGTGGTGAGCAGGTAAGCTTTATTTTCAGCAATAACGATATTTTTCACAGACGGCATCACTCCTACCTCAGATTAAGTATCGAAGAATCCGGCTTATGGCTGAATGGGGTAAACAGTATTATGAATGGCATTTCCGGTAAACACACCAATCTGGAAACCTTAACCGGCCTTACCATTTCCAACTTTGTAAAACTGGAAGCAGATTACCGTCATACCTGGCAACTGGGGCTGCACAGTGCTGTGGCTACCAGGGCATATGCAGGTATCGGTATCCCGTATGCACAATCCAGTGTACTCCCCTACATCCGGCAGTTTACCGCAGGAGGTCCCAACAGTATCCGCGGCTGGCGGCTCCGTACGCTCGGTCCCGGCTCCTACAGAGATACTTCCAGTACCGCTCAGATATTCCCCGACCAGACAGGCGATATGAAACTGGAAGGAAATGTAGAATACCGGTTTGATCTGATCCGTATGTTCAGTGGTACCGTCAACCTTAAAGGAGCTACTTTCCTTGACTTCGGAAACATATGGATGGTGAAGAAAGATACCTTGAGAGCAGGGTCTGAATTCCAGTTAAAAAACCTCTATAAGGACCTGGCTATTGGTACCGGCCTGGGATTACGGCTGGACTTCGCTTTTTTCCTGATCCGGCTCGATTGGGGTATCCCGCTTAAAGTACCTTATGATATTGGTAATAGAAATGGATGGTATATGGGCAAATGGGACCTGAAAGACCCGCAATGGCGCCGGGACAATATCATCTGGAACGTTGCCATAGGCTACCCTTTCTAA
- a CDS encoding tetratricopeptide repeat protein: MNQDFPFLNEDFEDLRELLQQFENLRSGKSHSFLDEDSFEQIIDYYDEHDELPTAMQAAEIGIAQFPYSSTLLLKKANLLIETKKYREALELLEKAALLDRNDINLYILQTDVYLALNQHQKAAAVLEEQIEQFTGEDRTELLLELADVYDDWEEFEKVFDCLKMALEHEPNSEEALHKICFWTEFTGRNEESIRLHTDIINEFPYNQLAWFNLGTAYQGLKLYEKAIDAYQYAIAIDEKFDYAYRNMGDAYIRLHKYADAIEVLQKHLEIAKPEDVIYEAIGHCYQRQKKFTQARYYYRKASHLSPTDDKLYYKIAVAYMMEANWDHAAKSLLSAIKINKQKAEYNIALGECFLELGKNKDALMHFMNAVKTRPKSATAWQALIKGLYTSGFLEEALTQLTQAEEKAGRKPIFVYYRAAILIAMGKAKEGIIHLETALQMAPRLVKKIVELDPALLQHGNVLELISRYRRKR; encoded by the coding sequence ATGAATCAGGACTTTCCATTTTTAAACGAGGATTTTGAGGATTTGAGAGAGTTGTTGCAGCAGTTTGAAAACCTCAGGTCCGGTAAATCTCATTCTTTTCTGGATGAAGATTCTTTTGAGCAGATCATAGACTACTATGACGAGCATGATGAATTGCCAACTGCTATGCAGGCCGCGGAAATAGGCATCGCCCAGTTTCCCTACTCTTCCACTCTCTTACTGAAAAAGGCCAACCTGCTGATCGAAACCAAGAAATACAGGGAAGCATTGGAATTACTGGAAAAAGCAGCCTTGCTGGACCGTAATGATATCAATCTGTATATCCTGCAAACGGACGTGTACCTGGCGCTGAACCAGCACCAGAAAGCGGCAGCTGTGCTGGAAGAGCAAATAGAGCAGTTTACGGGTGAAGACAGAACAGAACTGTTGCTGGAGCTGGCAGATGTGTATGACGACTGGGAAGAATTTGAAAAGGTGTTCGATTGCCTGAAAATGGCGTTGGAGCATGAGCCTAACAGTGAGGAAGCCCTGCATAAAATATGCTTCTGGACAGAATTTACCGGCCGGAATGAAGAAAGTATCCGCTTGCATACAGACATTATCAACGAATTTCCCTATAACCAGCTGGCCTGGTTTAACCTGGGAACTGCCTACCAGGGGCTTAAATTGTATGAAAAAGCCATAGATGCCTACCAATACGCCATCGCTATTGACGAAAAGTTTGATTACGCCTACCGGAACATGGGAGATGCGTACATCCGTTTACATAAATATGCCGATGCTATTGAAGTGCTGCAGAAACACCTGGAAATAGCCAAGCCGGAAGATGTGATCTATGAAGCTATCGGCCATTGTTATCAAAGGCAGAAAAAGTTTACCCAGGCACGTTATTATTACCGTAAAGCCTCCCATCTCAGCCCTACAGACGATAAACTGTACTATAAAATAGCGGTGGCTTACATGATGGAGGCCAATTGGGACCACGCCGCCAAATCACTGCTCAGCGCTATAAAAATAAATAAGCAAAAAGCAGAGTACAATATTGCCCTGGGAGAATGTTTCCTGGAATTGGGCAAAAATAAAGATGCGCTCATGCATTTTATGAACGCAGTAAAAACACGGCCTAAAAGCGCCACCGCCTGGCAGGCACTCATCAAGGGCCTGTATACTTCAGGGTTCCTGGAAGAAGCCCTGACACAATTAACGCAGGCGGAAGAAAAAGCAGGTCGTAAACCCATTTTCGTATACTATCGCGCCGCTATCTTAATTGCCATGGGGAAGGCCAAGGAGGGGATCATACACCTGGAAACAGCCCTACAAATGGCACCCAGACTGGTGAAGAAAATAGTGGAGCTTGATCCTGCCCTCCTCCAACATGGGAATGTGCTCGAACTCATTTCCCGGTACCGTCGTAAACGCTAA
- a CDS encoding phosphosulfolactate synthase, translating to MNFNLTQIPERTQQPRTNGLTMVMDKGLSLEEAKNFLSVAAPHVDILKLGFGTAFVTPNLRQKIELYQAANIPVYFGGTLFEAFLIRNQFEEYIKVIKDYGITYMEVSDGSITIPHAEKCGYIEKLAKVGVVLSEVGSKDAEHIIPPYKWIELMRAELSAGATYVIAEARESGNVGIYRGSGEVREGLVQEILTQIPAEKIIWEAPQKAQQLYFLELVGCNVNLGNLAPHEVIALEAMRIGLRGDTFHLYLDKA from the coding sequence ATGAATTTTAATCTGACACAGATTCCGGAAAGGACACAACAGCCCCGTACGAATGGTCTTACCATGGTAATGGATAAAGGGCTGAGTTTGGAAGAAGCAAAGAATTTTTTATCGGTCGCGGCACCCCATGTTGATATCCTGAAGCTGGGATTTGGTACAGCTTTCGTTACTCCCAACCTTCGCCAGAAAATAGAACTTTACCAGGCTGCCAATATCCCCGTTTATTTTGGCGGTACCCTGTTCGAAGCATTTCTTATCCGCAACCAGTTTGAGGAATATATCAAGGTGATAAAGGATTATGGCATTACCTATATGGAAGTGTCTGATGGTTCTATCACTATCCCCCACGCTGAAAAATGTGGCTATATCGAAAAGCTGGCTAAGGTAGGCGTAGTATTGAGTGAAGTAGGCTCTAAGGATGCGGAGCATATCATTCCGCCCTATAAATGGATCGAATTAATGCGTGCTGAACTGTCTGCCGGTGCTACCTATGTGATTGCGGAAGCCCGCGAAAGCGGCAACGTAGGTATCTACCGCGGATCCGGTGAGGTACGGGAAGGGCTGGTACAGGAGATCCTGACCCAGATCCCTGCTGAGAAAATTATCTGGGAAGCTCCTCAAAAGGCACAACAACTGTATTTCCTGGAACTGGTAGGTTGTAATGTGAATCTGGGCAACCTGGCTCCGCACGAAGTAATCGCACTGGAAGCTATGCGTATCGGCCTCAGAGGCGATACTTTCCACCTGTACCTTGACAAAGCATAA
- a CDS encoding class I SAM-dependent methyltransferase → MSLLQHRDDNVRYQQQVDNSRNYVIPFIEKEFPDIAGLKVMEVGCGEGGVLTPLLEKGCICVGVDLSQQRIDLAEGFLKEYTGTGQLRLIAKNIYDLDFLGEYRHTFDVIILKDAIEHIPDQEKIIGHLKQLLSPRGQVYFGFPPWYMPHGGHQQVCTSKVLTLMPYIHLLPRPLYRGLLRAFKEPEPIIQELMEIKDTGISIERFERIVKRQQYKITQRKFYLINPIYKYKFGVSAREQWKPLAAIPFVRNFFTTCVYYLIKPL, encoded by the coding sequence ATGTCGTTACTACAACACAGGGATGATAATGTGCGGTACCAGCAACAGGTGGACAACTCCCGCAACTATGTGATCCCCTTTATTGAAAAAGAATTTCCGGATATCGCTGGCCTGAAAGTAATGGAAGTAGGCTGTGGTGAAGGCGGGGTGCTTACTCCCCTCCTGGAAAAGGGCTGTATCTGTGTAGGGGTAGATCTATCTCAACAACGCATTGATCTGGCGGAAGGCTTTTTAAAAGAATATACCGGTACCGGGCAACTGCGCCTGATTGCAAAGAATATTTATGACCTTGATTTTTTAGGGGAATACCGTCACACTTTTGATGTGATCATCCTGAAGGATGCGATTGAACATATCCCAGACCAGGAGAAAATTATCGGACACCTGAAACAATTATTAAGCCCGCGCGGGCAGGTATATTTCGGGTTTCCACCCTGGTATATGCCCCATGGCGGCCATCAGCAGGTATGCACCAGTAAAGTGCTGACCCTGATGCCTTACATACACCTATTGCCCCGCCCTTTGTACAGAGGGCTATTGCGTGCTTTTAAAGAACCGGAACCTATTATACAGGAATTAATGGAAATAAAGGATACGGGGATTTCTATTGAACGTTTTGAGCGGATCGTAAAACGCCAGCAATATAAGATTACCCAGCGCAAATTTTACCTGATCAATCCCATCTATAAATACAAGTTCGGCGTAAGCGCGCGGGAACAATGGAAGCCACTGGCGGCCATTCCTTTTGTACGTAATTTTTTTACTACCTGCGTATACTACCTGATTAAGCCACTATAA
- a CDS encoding TrmH family RNA methyltransferase has translation MLSKAQIKYIQSLQHKKYRQKSGQFMAEGDKIVQELLLAGQQVQEIYATADWIAAHQPLLQEHSRVRLLEVMPEVLKQMSSLITPNRAMALLNMPASNAPLELKGKVSLALDAIQDPGNMGTIIRIADWFGIQQVICSPDCVDVYNPKTIQATMGSLARVHIAESDIHQLLTQTTVSSYAATLHGENIAGFAPIEEGVILIGNEGRGLRDEIIGISTYRITIPRMGGAESLNAAVATGIICGRMMIK, from the coding sequence ATGTTATCAAAGGCGCAAATTAAGTATATTCAATCATTACAGCACAAAAAATACAGGCAAAAATCCGGCCAGTTCATGGCAGAGGGAGATAAGATCGTGCAGGAGCTGCTACTGGCAGGACAACAGGTACAGGAAATCTATGCCACTGCTGATTGGATCGCCGCACATCAGCCCTTGCTGCAGGAGCACTCCAGGGTACGTTTGCTGGAGGTAATGCCTGAGGTGCTGAAACAAATGTCTTCCCTGATTACTCCCAACCGGGCTATGGCCTTGCTGAATATGCCTGCTTCCAATGCTCCGCTGGAACTAAAAGGTAAGGTGAGCCTCGCATTGGATGCTATACAAGACCCCGGTAATATGGGGACTATAATTCGTATAGCCGATTGGTTCGGCATTCAGCAGGTGATTTGTTCGCCTGATTGCGTGGATGTATATAATCCTAAAACGATACAGGCCACTATGGGCAGCCTTGCCCGTGTACATATTGCAGAAAGCGATATCCACCAGTTATTAACACAGACTACCGTGTCTTCTTATGCCGCTACCCTGCATGGAGAAAATATTGCGGGCTTTGCTCCTATCGAAGAAGGGGTTATCCTGATTGGTAATGAGGGCAGAGGATTGCGTGATGAAATAATCGGGATAAGCACTTACCGGATCACCATTCCCCGTATGGGGGGGGCCGAATCCCTCAATGCTGCCGTGGCTACGGGCATTATCTGCGGCAGGATGATGATAAAATAG
- the truB gene encoding tRNA pseudouridine(55) synthase TruB, whose translation MMQVEEKNIYQEGQVLLINKPLTWTSFDVVRKIRNTTKAKIGHAGTLDPLATGLLICCTGKMTKKINEYQAQEKEYTGSFTLGATTPTFDLESEPTDFKEITGIDTAFLEATAAKFTGEQMQYPPIHSAIKQNGKPIYHLARQGVEVKVEPRKVFITAFEITKVELPLVYFRVVCSTGTYIRSLANDFGAALGCGAHLSSLCRTRIGEFRLEDALDIHAFIAQFKQ comes from the coding sequence ATGATGCAGGTGGAAGAAAAAAATATTTACCAGGAAGGACAGGTATTACTGATTAATAAGCCATTAACCTGGACTTCGTTTGATGTGGTACGTAAGATCAGAAATACGACCAAAGCTAAAATAGGACATGCCGGAACATTAGATCCGCTGGCCACAGGGTTACTCATTTGCTGTACCGGCAAAATGACTAAAAAAATAAATGAGTATCAGGCTCAGGAAAAAGAGTATACAGGCAGTTTTACGTTGGGGGCTACTACACCTACTTTTGACCTGGAATCTGAACCTACTGATTTTAAAGAGATTACTGGCATCGATACGGCTTTCCTGGAAGCCACTGCAGCAAAGTTTACCGGTGAGCAGATGCAGTATCCGCCTATACATTCAGCTATTAAACAAAATGGTAAACCCATCTATCACCTGGCACGTCAGGGGGTGGAGGTGAAGGTAGAGCCGCGTAAAGTGTTTATTACCGCTTTTGAGATCACTAAAGTTGAATTGCCTTTGGTGTATTTCCGGGTGGTATGTTCTACCGGAACGTATATACGTTCACTGGCGAATGATTTTGGTGCTGCACTGGGATGCGGCGCACACCTAAGCAGCTTATGCCGCACCCGTATTGGCGAATTCAGGCTGGAAGATGCACTGGATATACATGCTTTTATTGCGCAGTTTAAGCAATAA
- a CDS encoding DUF5103 domain-containing protein, whose protein sequence is MRIITLFFIVFAGQLLTISGVKAQENAITPDHVYRKNIKTVKLNQKGDPLSMPVVTLNSDERLELSFDDLDNDVKNYFYSLVLCNADWSPAQISAFDYRRGFSENRIQDYRFSSVALQRYTHYSVEIPNRNSYPIKSGNYILKVYLDSDTSQVVLTRRMMVIENKAGVGGFIQQPVSPKLFRTHQKVNFTVNTGSLNIVNPFEQIKVVILQNYRWDNAVTGLKPRFLKGNVIEYNTEQDCVMPGGKEWRWIDLRSFRLQTERVKTSEYRRDGTDVFAMPDYERSDKVYQFLKDINGKFTPATLDNYDPNFEGDYATVHFSFPVPEPYAGYDMYIFGELTNYECNDNNKLTFNGATRAYEGSLVLKQGYYNYIYGLIDRTSNGKFNTEYTEGDWWETENVYTIFVYYRPLGGRSDELVASATLNSILSRK, encoded by the coding sequence ATGCGGATAATAACGTTGTTTTTTATAGTATTTGCAGGGCAGCTATTAACCATTAGTGGCGTAAAAGCGCAGGAAAATGCCATCACTCCTGATCATGTATACCGCAAAAACATTAAGACAGTAAAATTGAATCAGAAGGGAGATCCGCTGAGCATGCCGGTAGTAACGCTGAATAGTGATGAGCGCCTGGAGCTTTCTTTTGATGATCTGGATAATGATGTGAAAAATTATTTCTATTCCCTGGTGTTATGTAATGCCGACTGGTCGCCGGCACAGATCAGCGCCTTTGATTACCGCAGGGGATTTTCTGAAAACCGCATACAGGATTACCGCTTTTCCAGTGTAGCCTTACAACGATATACCCATTACAGTGTGGAAATCCCTAACCGTAACAGCTACCCTATTAAGTCCGGCAATTATATACTTAAGGTTTACCTGGACAGTGATACTTCCCAGGTGGTGCTTACCCGCCGAATGATGGTGATAGAGAATAAAGCAGGGGTAGGAGGTTTTATACAGCAGCCGGTAAGCCCCAAGTTATTCCGTACACATCAGAAAGTAAATTTTACTGTAAATACCGGTAGCCTGAATATTGTAAATCCTTTTGAACAGATTAAAGTGGTGATACTACAGAATTACCGCTGGGATAATGCAGTAACAGGACTCAAGCCCCGTTTTCTGAAGGGCAACGTCATAGAGTATAATACAGAGCAGGACTGCGTGATGCCGGGAGGAAAGGAATGGCGCTGGATAGATTTGCGTAGCTTCCGTTTGCAAACAGAGCGTGTTAAAACTTCAGAATACCGTAGGGATGGTACGGATGTATTTGCGATGCCGGACTATGAAAGATCAGACAAAGTATATCAGTTCTTAAAAGACATTAACGGCAAGTTCACCCCCGCAACATTGGATAATTATGATCCTAATTTTGAAGGTGATTATGCCACGGTGCATTTTTCATTTCCGGTACCGGAGCCTTATGCAGGGTATGATATGTATATTTTTGGAGAGCTGACCAATTATGAATGCAATGATAATAACAAACTGACCTTCAATGGAGCCACGCGTGCTTATGAAGGTTCCCTTGTTTTAAAGCAAGGGTACTATAATTACATCTATGGATTGATAGACCGTACCAGTAATGGTAAATTCAATACAGAATATACGGAAGGCGACTGGTGGGAAACGGAAAATGTGTATACCATATTCGTATATTACCGGCCGCTGGGCGGCCGGTCTGACGAGTTGGTAGCTTCTGCCACACTTAATTCTATCCTTAGCAGAAAATAA